One window of the Perca flavescens isolate YP-PL-M2 chromosome 16, PFLA_1.0, whole genome shotgun sequence genome contains the following:
- the pcyox1 gene encoding prenylcysteine oxidase 1 yields the protein MPTMNPRTLSLRALLFLGLWQTGRRSLASAPELQDQPKKIAVVGAGIGGTAAAFYLRQEFGAGVKIDVFEPGAVGGRLATVKIGDYDYETGGSVIHPLNLHMKHFIEKLGIPPRKDVPSKMAIFDGKELTFEESDWYIVNVLRMLWRYGFNFLRLHMWVESILDKFMRIYQYQQYGYSFSSVDRLLHAMGGDSFLTLVNQTTEETMMGEGFSQIFLNDIVTPVTRVNYGQSVRINGFVGAVSLAGADSGLWAVDGGNKRVCSGLLYHSKSELIPARVTSILVKVRPSKTGTTTSFYEVNYVGESGPAHSLYDIVIIATPLHQGKSDITFSGFSPPIPSHYPGRYHQTVSTLVHGMLNVSYLGTTEPASEFTVSDVLTTDSKDSVINSLSSIDPVYIPQGYKRPPASQTKVWKVFSPKPLSQEQMKSIFLSWDSVSETKWLAYPSYHPPHRKTPPFILHNRLYYLNAVEWAASAMEMSAISARNVALLAHHRWHQQVSKIDQEDLHTRLRGEL from the exons ATGCCCACAATGAATCCACGAACCTTGTCACTGAGAGCGCTGCTGTTTCTGGGGCTTTGGCAAACTGGGAGAAGAAGTCTAGCCTCAGCTCCAGAGCTGCAAGATCAACCCAAAAAGATAG CTGTGGTCGGAGCAGGCATTGGTGGCACAGCTGCAGCGTTTTACCTGAGGCAGGAGTTTGGAGCCGGGGTGAAGATCGATGTGTTTGAACCTGGCGCTGTTGGCGGACGACTAGCAACAGTGAAGATAGGAGATTATGACTATGAGACGGGAGGCTCAGTGATCCATCCTCTTAACCTACATATGAAGCACTTTATTGAAAAATTAG GTATTCCTCCGAGGAAAGATGTCCCCTCTAAAATGGCAATCTTTGATGGAAAAGAGCTCACGTTTGAAGAGAGTGACTGGTATATAGTAAATGTCTTGCGCATGCTCTGGAGATACGGGTTCAACTTTCTCCGACTACATATGTGGGTGGAGAGTATTTTGGACAAATTTATGAG GATCTACCAGTATCAGCAGTATGGTTACTCATTCTCCAGTGTGGATAGGCTCCTTCATGCCATGGGCGGAGATAGTTTTCTTACCCTGGTGAATCAGACCACGGAGGAAACAATGATGGGCGAAGGATTTTCGCAGATCTTCCTCAACGATATTGTCACACCTGTCACTCGTGTCAACTATGGCCAAAGTGTCCGCATCAACGGCTTCGTGG GGGCAGTGTCATTAGCAGGAGCAGATTCAGGCCTGTGGGCAGTGGACGGAGGAAATAAGAGAGTGTGCTCAGGACTGCTGTACCACAGCAAAAGTGAGCTCATCCCTGCCAGAGTGACTTCCATTTTAGTCAAAGTTCGACCATCAAAGACAG GAACCACAACCAGTTTCTATGAGGTTAATTATGTTGGAGAATCAGGCCCAGCACACTCTCTGTATGACATAGTAATAATAGCAACACCGCTTCACCAGGGAAAGTCTGACATCACGTTCTCAGGCTTCTCCCCTCCAATCCCATCTCATTACCCCGGACGTTACCACCAGACTGTCTCCACTCTGGTCCACGGCATGCTGAACGTGTCCTACCTCGGGACCACAGAGCCAGCCTCAGAGTTCACTGTGTCTGACGTCCTCACCACAGACTCAAAGGACTCCGTCATCAACAGCCTGAGCTCTATTGACCCTGTGTACATCCCTCAGGGTTACAAGCGACCCCCTGCCAGCCAGACCAAAGTCTGGAAGGTGTTCTCCCCAAAGCCGCTGTCCCAGGAGCAGATGAAGAGCATTTTCCTCTCCTGGGATTCAGTGTCGGAGACTAAGTGGCTGGCTTATCCTTCTTACCATCCACCGCACCGTAAGACTCCTCCGTTCATCCTGCACAACCGCCTGTACTACCTCAACGCTGTGGAGTGGGCGGCAAGCGCCATGGAGATGAGTGCCATTTCTGCCAGGAATGTGGCCCTGCTGGCACACCACCGCTGGCACCAACAGGTCAGCAAGATCGACCAAGAAGACCTGCACACCAGACTAAGAGGGGAACTCTGA
- the fam136a gene encoding protein FAM136A, with amino-acid sequence MAAAHQARVQNEVEEMVQSLERDHIRVMQGRMFRCSADCCDRSTDSMSVVHQCIERCHTPLAKAQGLVTSELEKFQDRLTRCTMHCNDKAKDLFDSGAKEPAVRSLMDSCVGSCVDDHVNLLPSMTRRLQDNLDSIQQ; translated from the exons ATGGCAGCGGCACATCAGGCACGCGTGCAAAATGAGGTGGAAGAAATGGTCCAAAGCCTGGAGAGGGACCACATCCGTGTGATGCAG GGTCGCATGTTCAGGTGCAGTGCAGACTGCTGTGATCGCTCCACAGACTCCATGTCTGTGGTGCACCAGTGCATCGAGAGGTGTCACACTCCTCTGGCCAAAGCTCAGGGACTGGTCACTTCAGAGCTAGAGAAGTTTCAG GACCGTCTGACTAGATGCACGATGCACTGCAACGACAAAGCGAAGGATCTTTTTGACTCTGGTGCAAAGGAGCCAGCTGTTCGATCACTGATGGACAGTTGTGTGGGTAGTTGTGTAGACGACCATGTGAACCTGCTCCCCAGTATGACTCGAAGACTTCAAGATAATTTGGACTCTATACAGCAGTAA